Proteins encoded by one window of Arachis ipaensis cultivar K30076 chromosome B04, Araip1.1, whole genome shotgun sequence:
- the LOC107636660 gene encoding uncharacterized protein LOC107636660 — MRVELYDRGNSKFVVDEIAPTGERIALSTCRVSLSLCTYDCGYFQNLHYPCRHMFVAYSYCRLDWRTYVDNVYCLSTMFNVYKMGFSPPIHDDLKPLYEGPQVIPDPIMMRVIVGRFQTTRIRNSMDDTDYDCPKRCDMCRLLGYTRRQCP; from the coding sequence ATGCGGGTTGAACTGTATGACAGAGGAAACTCAAAGTTTGTTGTGGATGAGATTGCACCGACAGGGGAAAGAATTGCTTTAAGTACGTGTAGGGTTTCGCTATCGTTGTGCACATATGACTGTGGATATTTTCAAAACCTCCATTATCCATGTCGTCATATGTTTGTAGCTTATTCGTATTGCAGACTAGATTGGAGGACTTATGTTGATAATGTGTATTGCCTCAGCACCATGTTCAATGTTTATAAGATGGGTTTCTCTCCACCAATTCATGATGACTTGAAGCCCTTGTACGAGGGTCCTCAGGTTATCCCTGATCCCATCATGATGCGAGTGATAGTTGGTCGTTTTCAGACTACAAGGATAAGAAATAGTATGGATGACACTGATTATGATTGCCCAAAGAGATGTGATATGTGTAGGCTTCTAGGATATACTAGGAGGCAATGTCCCTGA
- the LOC107637858 gene encoding dCTP pyrophosphatase 1-like has translation MSEVPDGDSVSLDMLKKLMAQFAEKRDWNQYHSPRNLLLALVGEVGELAEIFQWKGEVKRGLPNWKEEEKTHLSEELSDVLLYLVRLSDTCGIDLGKAALRKVELNAIKYPVKSYQDVSTSSKKYKQITLETPTSNNGDRNTEKD, from the exons ATGAGCGAAGTTCCTGATGGAGACTCTGTCAGCCTTGATATGCTGAAAAAGTTAATGGCTCAATTTGCCGAAAAGAGGGACTGGAACCAGTATCATAGTCCGAGGAACcttcttttggctttg GTGGGTGAAGTTGGTGAATTGGCTGAGATATTTCAGTGGAAAGGTGAAGTCAAGAGGGGACTTCCCAattggaaagaagaagaaaaaacacatcTTAGTGAGGAGCTTTCAGATGTGTTACTTTACCTTGTCAGGCTCTCTGATACCTGTGGTATTGATCTTGGAAAAGCTGCTTTGAGAAAGGTTGAACTCAATGCCATAAAATACCCAGTAAAAAGTTATCAAGATGTTTCAACTTCAAGCAAGAAGTATAAACAAATCACTCTTGAAACTCCAACAAGTAATAATGGTGATCGCAATACTGAAAAAGATTGA